In Paenibacillus sonchi, the genomic stretch GGAAAGTGCGAGCTTCCACCAATAGGAAGGACGCCGGGCATGGTAGGAGCCGCCATAACTGCCTCCTCGAAGCGGCGTATCTTCATAGTGCCCGTATTCATTGGACCACTCTGGACCATAGCTGCGTTCTTCCGGCCTAACTTCATCGTCCTCTGCAGGAGCAAGAGGATAACGCGGGCGCTGGTCCCATAAATCAGGCGGATGATCCGTGGGAAAGAAAAATGATCTTGTATCCTCCCGTGTATTGATCCGGTCCCCCTGATCCTCCCGGTATAGCAGGACGGGATCATACTCCTCCGGTTCTTTAGGAACCTCTTTGCGCGGGCTCTCCATGCCGGTGTCAGCCGGGTAGCGCTGCTGAAGCAGCTCCGCTTCCCGCCGCTGCTCTGCTTCCGCGTATTCCCTGGCAGTGCCCAGCCCGGACCCTGATCTGCGGTTGAGCGGCCCAGTTCTTGTATTCCCGGTATCCGTGTCAAACTTGAACGTCATTCTTCCGTTACTCAACGCTCTCACACCTCACTGTCGTCTATTCTATAAGCAATATATGATAGACGAGAGAAAGATATGCTATTTTAATATAATTACACGAGACTAAGCACTTTGGCCTTCACGTTCTTCACCTCATAATGGTTAAGCAGCGTACGGTAAGCACGGTCAGATATGAGGGAGGCGAGCTCCGGGGTCTGCAGCAGCATGACCGTCTGCTCAGCAATCTCCTTGGCCGTTCCAGCCAGCAGTATATCCCTGCCGTTCTCGCAGATCAATGCCTCAGTGCCGCGCGGGCTGGTTACGACCGGAGTCCGGAGCGCCCAGGCTTCCAGAATCTTTTTCTGGCCCCCGCAGCCTTCATCCAGACAAGCAATCACTGCCTTGGCCCGGCGTATGTATTCCCCGGCAAGACTGGTATCCTCAATAATCTTCACAGAGGAATCCGTCTTGGAGAGGGCCTGGATTGAAGAATCTGCAGCGCTGCCCACCATGTAGCATTGAACCTCCGGGACCTCAGCCCGGATCAGCGGATAAACCTTCGCATGGAATAATAAGGCTGCATTCCTGCCCTGTACGTTATGTATATCCCAGTGAAGCATGATCCCGTTCTCTTTGCAGACCGGCTCATCATGCTGATATTGCTGAAGATCCACAAAAGGCGGGACGACATGCACCTTGCCGGCATCGGCAAAGGACAGCGCCTTGAATGAAAGGGCATCCCGCTCGTTAGCCGTCAGCAGCAGGCCGGTCTTATTCATCAGCCTCCGCTCATCCCGCCGGGTCCGGGCCTCATTCAGCTTGTGGTAAGGATACTTGATCCTGCGCCGGACAGTCCCCCCCTTCTCCGCCGCCCTGCTCCAGGTCCGGCGGGCATCCGTAATAATGACCGCTTCGGGAAGCAGGGAAGAGATCATGTCGATACAGTTGTTGAGAAATCTGTGGGAAATGAATACATGACTGTAGGTATGCCGGCTGCAGAGCCGCCTGATCTCAGTCCGCAGATCTTTACTGATGTCTTCAAAGGCAGCTATGGAGCGCAGCTTGTCCAGCGGCCGCAGCAGCGCACTGCGGGGAGCCGCTGCCTGCTCTAACCGGTGAACGGTAAGCGTGTAACCGGAATCCGCAGCCCGTTCCCGCCCGCCTTGGCGGAATTCAATGAGGTCGATATCAAATTTCTCCAATAGGATTTCAAGAAAACTTTCTGTCCGGTGTTCTTCTTCCTTACTGCATTCTTTCTGGGCTGAAAGGAACAGCATTCTTTCTCTCATGGCTCTGTCTCCTTGGTGTTCTATGAAAAGATCAAACGGGATATGCACACATATACGCAGAAAAAAAAGCAAGCGGATCACATCCCGCCGCTTTTTATGAAACTTTAGATGTAGATTAATAGTACCCTATTCCTACCCTAAAGACTGTCGATTTATGGAATAAAATAAATCTTTTTTGAAAGTCGTAACCATTTAGACCAAACCAAGCAGTTTCTCACGTACACTTCCTGCCTCATAATTGTCCAGCAGTGTCTTATAAGCACGGTCCGCCAGTACTATTCCGCGTTCGTGATCATGAAGAAGCTGAATCACACTGTCTGCAAAGGTTACAGGATCATCAGCGATCAGTATGTTCCGCGAATGCTCGTAGAGTAGGCCTTCCGCTCCCTTCGTACTTGAGACTACAGGTGTTTTCAGCGCCCAGGCCTCCAGGATTTTCAGCCGGGTTCCGCTTCCTTCCCGCAAGGGAGCAATGACGACCTTCGCTTTGCGCACATAATCGGCAACACTGTCCACATAACCGGTGATCACTATCGAGGGGTCCTTTTCTGCCAGCGCGGCGACCTCAGGGTGTACATCCCGGCCCACAATATACCACTTGATCTCCGGCACCTTTGCTTTTATAAGCGGATAGATCTCGCGGTTGAAGTAGGAGGCTGCGTTAATATTCGGAAAGTAGTTCATATTACCCGGTAAAATGATCCAATTCTCTTTGGAGATGCCCGTATTTGCCGGATAATCTTCGATGCGGATAAAGTTGGGGATCACATGGACTTTATGCGAATTTGGGATGGACAGCGATTTGAACGCCAGGCCGTCCTGCTCCGAGGTGGTCAGCAGCAGGTTCGTCTTGTCCATCAGCTTGAGTTCGTCCCTCTTCGTCCAACGCGCATTGAGGGAATAAAACAGCTTGGCAAGCCCCTTTTTCTTGGCTGCCAGTTGTGCAGACAAGCCGCTCTCAAAATTGTGGGCATCCGTGATGATCACGGTACCCGGCAGTACCTCACGCACAATGTCAATGCAGATTCCCAGCAGGCTGTGGGAAATAAAAACATGGCCGTAGCTGTTCTTACGGCACAGCTCCCCGATCTTGCCGCGCATATCTACATCCACATGGCTCATGTAGGAGCTGTTGCGCCTTTTATATAAGGAGCGGAGCATGGCTTTGCGGTAATTCACCGTTCGCTCGACCTCGTGTACTGCAAGCCCCGGCACCTCATGTTTGTCATCTGCAGGTCTTGAATTGCGGTAAGTAAGCAGATCCACATCATATTTGTCCAGCAAAATATTCAGGATATTGCCGGTTCTCAGCTTGCCTCCGCTATCCTGTGGAAAAGGATTCTCCGCAGATATGAATAGCAATTTCTCCCTCATTGTCTTCGTCTCCTAATCTCAAATGGTCTATGTCTATGCTGCGTCATAAAGTGCATAGCATATATTACCCCAAACTTCATTGCGGTTTGGTCGTTTCATGTATTTTCCAAAAATAATTTTCAAAAAAATGTATTTCCAGAGCGTGTTTCTAAACGAAATGAACGCTTATCACATAAAAAGAAGAAATGGCACAGTACTCTTTAATGCAAAGAGTGCTGTGCCATTTCGATGTGAATTCTGTTAGATTGCATGCTCTGGCTCAGTGCTTCTTCAGTCCCTCGGCCAGTGCATACCCAACCTTCCAAATGTCTCCCGCGCCCATTGTAATCACAAGGTCACCTGGAGCAATCCGGTCCTGCAAATCGGCTAATACGGCGTCTTTGGTCGGCAGATGCCTTGCGTTGGCATTGCTGTTCTGCACGATTAACTCCACCAGCTTGGCAGAGCTGACACCCTCGATCTGCTTCTCTCCGGCCGGGGAATAGATGTCCGTCAGAATCACCTCATCGGCTTCACTGAAGGCACGGCTAAAAGCATCCAGCAGGAAAAAGGTCCGCGTATAGCGCTGCGGCTGGAACACGGCAATAATCCGTTTGCCCGTGGCCTTGGCTGCGCTGATCGTAGCCTGAATTTCTGTAGGATGATGCGCATAATCATCAATGACCAGAATATCATTGGCCTCCCCAAGCACTTGAAACCGCCGTTTTGCCCCGTGGAACTTGAGGATGGACTCCGCAATTCCCTGGAAGGGAATTCCGGCCTTCAGACAGGCAATGACTGCCGCCATCGAGTTGTAGAGATTGTATTTGCCGGGGATGGACAGCTCGATGCGCCCCAGTACTGCACTGCCGAAGTTCATGGTGTAGGCTACCTGCCGGTCGCCAAGCACGATATCGGTCACCGTGTAATCCGCAGACGGCGAATGAATGCCGTAGGTGATTACGTTGCCTTTGACTTCAGGCAGAAGTGAGGCAGCCGTCTCATCATCCGCACATACAATTGCGGTGCCGTCCTCACGCATCTGGTTCATGAATTGTACGTAGGCGGCCTTCAGGCGTCCGAAATCGCCTCCGTAATTCTCCAGGTGATCGGCTTCAATATTCGTCACAATCCCCAGCCAAGGATGGTATTGCAGGAAGGAGCCGTCACTCTCATCCGCTTCGGCTACAACGTACTCCCCTTGTCCCGCCTTGGCATTCGTGCCGACATTCATAATTTCCCCGCCGATGATATAAGTGGGGTCCACTCCACACTCTTCCATAATCAGCGCGATCATGGAAGAGGTAGTGGTTTTGCCGTGGGCACCCGCAATCGCTACACCTTTGCGCTCATTCAGCAGCCGGGCAAGCATCTGAGACCGGTGCAAGACCGGAATGTTAAGCCGCTCTGCTTCTACCCATTCTACATTATCACTTGCCAGAGCCGTTGAGTATACGACAAGGTCTGCGCCTTTGACCTGCTCAGCCGTATGTCCGATATACACCTTGGCTCCTTTGGCTATTAATTTCTCGGTTAATTCCTGAGCCGCCACGTCGGAGCCCGTTACCGTATATCCCATTTCCAGCATTACCCGGGCAATCGCGCTCATGCCATAGCCGCCGATCCCTATAAAATGCACACGTTCAGTAGTATCCAACAGTTCGTCACCAGCCTTTTTCAGAATTGGGTTGCCGCAAAAGCGTACTGCGCACATCAGAAATCAAATACAGCGTTCCGGAGACGACCGCAAGGTCCTGCTCCGCTGTGATCGACTGCAGAAGCTGCAGCGCTTGGCCCCAATCATGTTCTACTTTGATTACCAAATTCTCTTTGGCATATTTCTCACGCAGACGTTCTGCGATTGCCTGCAGATCTTCCGCGTCCATTTTCTTCCGGAAATCCGGTTCGGTCAGGATGAGCGTATCCACTATAGGCAGTATATGCTTGAAGTATGACTCGTGATGCTTATTTGCCAGCATCCCCATGAGCAAATTTAATTTATCGTACTTGTAAAACTGAGGCAGGCTTTTGGCCAAGCTCTCTGCACCTTCAGGATTATGCGCCCCATCCAGCACAATCCGCGGAGAAGTGCTCACTTCCTCCAGACGTCCCGCCCAAAAGGTGCTGCGGAAGCCTTCCAGCACATCCTCGTCCTCCAGTATAAAAGCCATATACTGACGCAGGACCTCCAGCGCCATCATCGCCGCAGCGCTATTACTGAGCTGATGCTCGCCTTTCATGGCAATGCCAAGCTCAAGGGAACGGAAAGGGCCCTTGAAGGTGAAGGTCTGAAGACCGCCGCTGACCACGGCGCTGCCGTAGCTGAAATCTTCTCCGGCAAGATAGAGTTTGGATTTGCTGGCAGCCGCTTTGGCTTTAAGCACCGCTATGGCCTCCGGCTGGCTTACACAGGTGACCGCCGGGACACCGGGCTTGATGATCCCGGCTTTTTCCCCGGCAATCGCCTCCAGCGTATCGCCCAGAACATCAGTATGATCGTGGCCGACATTTGTAATGATAGACACAATCGGGGTTACGATATTTGTTACATCCAGCCTTCCCCCAAGACCAGTCTCCCATACGACAACATCGGGGTAGCAGACTTCCGCATAATAGAGTATGGCGAGAGCCGTAGCAACCTCGAACATTGTAGGTGAGCCAAGCTCAGTTTGTGCCATTTCTTCAACCAGCGGATGCAGCCTGTTCGCAAGTTCAGTAAGGACATTCTCAGGAATGTCCACTCCATTGTACTGAAAACGGTTCGTGAATTTGGTGATATAGGGAGACGTAAAAGTCCCCACGCTGTACCCGCTTCTGATCAGCACACTGGTCAGAAAAGCGCAGGTCGAGCCTTTGCCGTTCGTACCCGCCACATGGATGAACTTGAGCCTGCGATGGGGCTGGCCCAGCTTCTCCATCAGCCGTTCAATCCGTTCGAGACCCGGGCGAATGCCGAAAGGAATGAGGCCGTTAATCCAATCCACTGCTTCTGTATAAGAAGTTAAGGGAGCGGTTCCGCCGCTCCCGATCCACTCGTCCATAGTCCCTTATCCTCTCAGCTCTGCGATGCGGGCCAGCACTTTTTCACGCTTGGCGGAATAATCCGCCTGCTTCGCCCGTTCCTCTTCGATGACTTTAGCCGGCGCTTTGGCAACAAAACCCTGATTGCCAAGCTTTTTCTCAACGCGCTCTACTTCGCTATTCAGTGTTTGCACTTCTTTTTCCAGACGGATAATTTCCTGTTCGATATCAATCAGCCCTGCCAGCGGCAGCAGCAGCTCTGCTCCGGTAATCACAGCGGACATCACCTTATCCGGCGTGTCCGGCTCAAGTCCGGCTTCGAAGGAAGAGGTGTTGCAGAAGCGCCCGATGTAATTATCGTTCTTGGCAATAATGTTCAGGGTCTCTTCACTGGCGGCTTTGATGATCAGCTCCACCTTTTTGCTCATTGGAACGTTGACTTCAGCGCGGACATTGCGGACCGCACGGATCACATCCATCAGCAGATTCATTTCCGCCACAGCCTGGGGCTGCTCCAGCGCAGCTTCATACTTCGGCCACTCGGCCAGCGTAATCGAATCCCCTCATGCGGCAGATGCTGCCAGATTTCCTCTGTAATGAACGGCATGAACGGGTGAATCAGGCGCAGCGTACGGTCAAGCACATAGGCCAGCACGGATTGCGTCTTGGCTTTGGCAGCAGCGTCTTCGCCATACAACGTAAGCTTGGAGAACTCAATGTACCAGTCGCACAGATCATCCCAAATGAAATTGTACAGGAGGCGGCCCGTCTCGCCATACTCGTACGCGTCAATTAGACGCGTAATATCGCGAGAAGTTTCGTTCAGGCGGTGTAAAATCCAGCGGTCTGCTGTCGAAAGCTCGCCTGAAATGTCAATATCTGCAAAGCTTACGCCCTCCAGATTCATCAGGGCAAAGCGTGAGGCATTCCATATTTTGTTGGCAAAATTACGCGCCTGCTCCACCTTCTCGATGCGGAAACGCAGGTCCTGGCCGGCTGTGATGCCTGTGGAAATCATATAGCGCATGGCATCCGCGCCATACTGCTCGATAACATCCAGCGGATCAATCCCGTTGCCGAGCGATTTGGACATTTTGCGTCCTTCGGCATCGCGGACCAGACCATGGATCAGCACATCGGAGAACGGCTTCTTCCCAGTAAATTCGAGTGCGCTGAAGATCATCCGTGCCACCCAGAAGTAGATAATATCGTACCCGGTAACCAGAACATTGTTCGGGTAATACCGCTGATAGTCGCTGCTGTTCTCATCCGGCCAGCCCAATGTCGCAAACGGCCACAGGTTGGAGCTGAACCAGGTGTCCAGCACATCCTCATCCTGTCTCAGATCGTCAAGACCGCTGATTCTGCGGGCTTCCTCTTCACTGTCGGCAACAAATACTTCCCCTGTGGATTCGGAGTACCAGGCCGGAATGCGGTGGCCCCACCACAGCTGGCGGGAGATGCACCAGTCGCGGATGTTCTCAATCCAGTTCATATAGGTCTTCTCAA encodes the following:
- a CDS encoding glycosyltransferase family 4 protein, encoding MREKLLFISAENPFPQDSGGKLRTGNILNILLDKYDVDLLTYRNSRPADDKHEVPGLAVHEVERTVNYRKAMLRSLYKRRNSSYMSHVDVDMRGKIGELCRKNSYGHVFISHSLLGICIDIVREVLPGTVIITDAHNFESGLSAQLAAKKKGLAKLFYSLNARWTKRDELKLMDKTNLLLTTSEQDGLAFKSLSIPNSHKVHVIPNFIRIEDYPANTGISKENWIILPGNMNYFPNINAASYFNREIYPLIKAKVPEIKWYIVGRDVHPEVAALAEKDPSIVITGYVDSVADYVRKAKVVIAPLREGSGTRLKILEAWALKTPVVSSTKGAEGLLYEHSRNILIADDPVTFADSVIQLLHDHERGIVLADRAYKTLLDNYEAGSVREKLLGLV
- a CDS encoding glycosyltransferase; this encodes MRERMLFLSAQKECSKEEEHRTESFLEILLEKFDIDLIEFRQGGRERAADSGYTLTVHRLEQAAAPRSALLRPLDKLRSIAAFEDISKDLRTEIRRLCSRHTYSHVFISHRFLNNCIDMISSLLPEAVIITDARRTWSRAAEKGGTVRRRIKYPYHKLNEARTRRDERRLMNKTGLLLTANERDALSFKALSFADAGKVHVVPPFVDLQQYQHDEPVCKENGIMLHWDIHNVQGRNAALLFHAKVYPLIRAEVPEVQCYMVGSAADSSIQALSKTDSSVKIIEDTSLAGEYIRRAKAVIACLDEGCGGQKKILEAWALRTPVVTSPRGTEALICENGRDILLAGTAKEIAEQTVMLLQTPELASLISDRAYRTLLNHYEVKNVKAKVLSLV
- the murC gene encoding UDP-N-acetylmuramate--L-alanine ligase; this translates as MDTTERVHFIGIGGYGMSAIARVMLEMGYTVTGSDVAAQELTEKLIAKGAKVYIGHTAEQVKGADLVVYSTALASDNVEWVEAERLNIPVLHRSQMLARLLNERKGVAIAGAHGKTTTSSMIALIMEECGVDPTYIIGGEIMNVGTNAKAGQGEYVVAEADESDGSFLQYHPWLGIVTNIEADHLENYGGDFGRLKAAYVQFMNQMREDGTAIVCADDETAASLLPEVKGNVITYGIHSPSADYTVTDIVLGDRQVAYTMNFGSAVLGRIELSIPGKYNLYNSMAAVIACLKAGIPFQGIAESILKFHGAKRRFQVLGEANDILVIDDYAHHPTEIQATISAAKATGKRIIAVFQPQRYTRTFFLLDAFSRAFSEADEVILTDIYSPAGEKQIEGVSSAKLVELIVQNSNANARHLPTKDAVLADLQDRIAPGDLVITMGAGDIWKVGYALAEGLKKH
- a CDS encoding bifunctional folylpolyglutamate synthase/dihydrofolate synthase — translated: MDEWIGSGGTAPLTSYTEAVDWINGLIPFGIRPGLERIERLMEKLGQPHRRLKFIHVAGTNGKGSTCAFLTSVLIRSGYSVGTFTSPYITKFTNRFQYNGVDIPENVLTELANRLHPLVEEMAQTELGSPTMFEVATALAILYYAEVCYPDVVVWETGLGGRLDVTNIVTPIVSIITNVGHDHTDVLGDTLEAIAGEKAGIIKPGVPAVTCVSQPEAIAVLKAKAAASKSKLYLAGEDFSYGSAVVSGGLQTFTFKGPFRSLELGIAMKGEHQLSNSAAAMMALEVLRQYMAFILEDEDVLEGFRSTFWAGRLEEVSTSPRIVLDGAHNPEGAESLAKSLPQFYKYDKLNLLMGMLANKHHESYFKHILPIVDTLILTEPDFRKKMDAEDLQAIAERLREKYAKENLVIKVEHDWGQALQLLQSITAEQDLAVVSGTLYLISDVRSTLLRQPNSEKGW